In Paenibacillus sp. G2S3, a single window of DNA contains:
- a CDS encoding glycoside hydrolase family 30 protein, with product MSKIVRVIQTAKETTDRLTEKDPLIFIPDTSGVESELINIYDDLEYQEIEGFGGALTEASAVTIAKLSEAKQKEIIDAYFDPEHGIGYTLCRSHIQSCDFSLGNYAYVEEGDAELHSFGISRDQESIIPLIKNAAAAVGEDFRLFSSPWSPPAFMKTNGQMNGGGALKPEYREAWANMFVKYIQAYAAEGIDIWAVSVQNEAKAVQIWDSCLYTAEEEKDFVRDYLGPALEQAGLTHVKVMIWDHNKERVYDRAKVAFEDQEASKYIWGICFHWYSGDHFEALSAVHDRFPDKKLFFSEGCQEGGVHLGSWNTGERYGHDIIGNLNNWMSSWTDWNIVLDEQGGPNHVGNYCDAPIIGDTKNDEITFESSFYYIGHFSKYIRPGAKRIGHSKYTDKLETTAFRNPDGTIAVIVMNRTEQELPFTLRFHDNLAENMIPAHAIQTLLIK from the coding sequence ATGAGTAAAATTGTTCGCGTCATTCAAACAGCAAAAGAAACTACCGACCGTCTGACAGAAAAAGACCCTCTGATCTTCATTCCCGATACGTCAGGCGTCGAATCAGAGCTCATCAATATTTATGATGATCTGGAGTATCAGGAAATTGAAGGTTTCGGTGGTGCACTTACAGAGGCTTCTGCTGTTACCATCGCTAAACTAAGTGAAGCTAAACAGAAAGAAATCATCGACGCTTATTTTGATCCTGAGCACGGAATTGGGTACACTCTTTGCCGCTCGCATATCCAGAGCTGTGACTTCTCACTGGGCAACTATGCTTATGTAGAAGAAGGTGATGCTGAACTGCATTCGTTCGGTATTTCCAGAGATCAAGAGTCAATTATCCCCCTAATTAAAAATGCTGCAGCAGCTGTTGGTGAAGATTTCCGTTTGTTCTCTTCCCCTTGGAGTCCACCTGCTTTTATGAAGACGAACGGTCAAATGAACGGTGGTGGAGCACTTAAGCCTGAATACCGTGAGGCTTGGGCCAACATGTTCGTAAAATATATTCAGGCTTACGCGGCTGAAGGCATCGATATTTGGGCCGTTAGTGTTCAGAACGAAGCAAAGGCTGTACAAATATGGGATTCTTGCCTTTATACCGCCGAAGAAGAAAAGGATTTTGTTCGTGATTACTTGGGACCTGCCTTGGAACAAGCTGGTTTGACTCATGTAAAGGTGATGATCTGGGATCATAACAAGGAGCGCGTGTATGACCGTGCCAAGGTTGCGTTCGAAGATCAAGAAGCTTCCAAATACATTTGGGGAATTTGCTTCCACTGGTACTCCGGCGATCACTTCGAAGCCCTATCTGCCGTACATGATCGCTTTCCGGACAAAAAGCTTTTCTTCAGCGAAGGCTGTCAAGAAGGTGGCGTTCATCTCGGCTCATGGAACACCGGTGAACGTTACGGCCATGACATCATTGGCAATCTGAATAACTGGATGTCGAGCTGGACCGACTGGAATATTGTTTTGGACGAGCAAGGTGGACCTAACCATGTTGGTAACTACTGCGATGCTCCGATTATCGGGGATACGAAAAACGATGAAATTACATTTGAGAGCTCCTTCTATTACATCGGGCATTTCAGTAAATATATTCGTCCGGGTGCTAAACGCATTGGTCATTCCAAATATACCGATAAGCTTGAAACTACAGCTTTCCGTAACCCAGATGGCACTATTGCTGTTATCGTTATGAATCGCACAGAACAAGAGCTTCCATTCACTCTGCGCTTCCATGACAACTTGGCTGAGAACATGATTCCGGCTCATGCCATTCAAACACTGCTAATAAAGTAA
- a CDS encoding helix-turn-helix domain-containing protein, whose translation MAKNLNNLVITTMRRGLNAMETNSVQISLCGFIRHTQPFRQLYRSGLDTYIIRLQAEGECEVLIDGDMVTVVPGDLLLFKPQDIYDLRIGEKKSPLGHSVDYFVMCTGEWVDHWWNLRERPKKIRIADDGKLQSIWQQLDLENRRLDGGSPEILEALFKALCLLLDRAIEEAPASSSASLLHGLKMKSYVEEHATSEFRLKDVAAHAGISVTRAVHLFKIQFGYSIMQYAGQIRLAMALRLMDNTNYTLERIAEETGFGSYTYFHRVFRERYGVSPGIYRKRE comes from the coding sequence ATGGCTAAGAACCTCAACAATCTGGTCATCACTACTATGAGAAGAGGATTAAATGCTATGGAAACTAATAGTGTCCAAATAAGTCTTTGCGGCTTTATCCGTCATACTCAGCCTTTTCGGCAATTATATCGCAGTGGGCTGGATACCTATATCATCAGGCTGCAAGCAGAAGGGGAATGTGAAGTGCTGATCGATGGAGACATGGTAACCGTGGTGCCTGGTGATCTGTTATTATTTAAGCCCCAAGATATATATGATTTGAGAATCGGTGAAAAGAAAAGTCCTCTGGGACATAGTGTGGACTATTTTGTAATGTGTACAGGGGAATGGGTGGATCACTGGTGGAACCTGCGTGAAAGACCGAAGAAAATTAGAATTGCGGATGATGGCAAGCTGCAAAGTATATGGCAACAGCTTGATTTGGAGAATAGAAGACTAGATGGGGGTAGCCCAGAAATACTTGAAGCGCTGTTTAAAGCGTTATGTTTGCTATTAGATCGGGCCATTGAAGAGGCTCCTGCTTCATCATCAGCGTCGCTCCTACACGGACTTAAGATGAAGAGTTATGTGGAAGAGCATGCTACATCAGAGTTCAGGCTAAAGGACGTAGCTGCTCATGCCGGAATTAGTGTAACGAGGGCCGTACATTTATTCAAAATTCAATTTGGCTACTCTATTATGCAATATGCTGGGCAAATTCGCCTTGCTATGGCACTAAGGTTGATGGACAATACCAATTACACCTTAGAGCGAATTGCAGAGGAGACGGGGTTCGGAAGCTACACCTATTTCCACAGAGTATTTCGGGAACGTTATGGTGTCTCGCCAGGCATCTATCGAAAGAGAGAGTAG
- a CDS encoding glycosyltransferase family 4 protein, producing MRFTFPILTLSHGGAQRMLVELTNGLTAMGHQVTILMPVDGVVSYAVNSTLIRTTHMTLQEQDYPSGDVIVSNFYTTVPTSQAASNQGKGIHVRLSLCYEPPFLPDSSLSFPSYHVTEHLIVLSHWQQELIRLNHGITGNIVPIGISSSFKNINIRHSLQEPLNITAILRKAERGFSWHREQDYLIEQLDHVKNQCPHVNINFISPPDEFNTSEVLQRMKATGKYRFFTPANDEELCYHYNGADIFVSSSIFDTGSLPGLEAMRCGAALVCVYSGGNMEYARHEKNCLLSYRYENRLGEDVIRLIRDPNLRTKLAAQGERSSHRWTWENSVKLFEEAIRDIL from the coding sequence ATGAGATTCACATTCCCTATTCTGACCTTATCTCATGGCGGGGCTCAACGCATGCTGGTAGAGCTCACCAATGGGCTAACAGCTATGGGGCATCAGGTTACTATCCTCATGCCAGTGGATGGTGTTGTATCCTATGCTGTCAACTCAACCTTAATCCGTACCACACATATGACACTTCAAGAACAAGACTATCCCTCAGGGGACGTTATTGTTTCTAATTTTTATACGACAGTCCCTACCTCTCAAGCAGCTAGTAATCAAGGAAAAGGAATTCATGTAAGATTGTCTTTATGTTATGAACCACCTTTTTTACCAGATAGTTCACTGTCGTTTCCTTCTTATCATGTCACCGAACATCTAATCGTTTTATCGCATTGGCAGCAGGAGTTGATTCGCTTAAATCATGGGATTACAGGCAACATCGTACCGATTGGCATTAGCTCCTCCTTTAAGAATATAAATATTCGTCACAGTCTTCAGGAGCCTTTAAACATAACAGCTATCTTAAGAAAAGCAGAACGTGGTTTCTCATGGCACCGTGAGCAAGACTATCTTATAGAGCAGCTGGATCACGTGAAAAATCAATGTCCCCATGTAAATATTAACTTTATCAGTCCGCCCGATGAGTTCAACACTTCAGAAGTTCTCCAAAGAATGAAAGCCACCGGCAAATATCGATTCTTCACGCCAGCGAATGATGAGGAGCTCTGTTACCATTACAACGGTGCGGATATCTTTGTTAGTTCAAGTATTTTTGATACGGGTTCTTTACCAGGACTTGAAGCCATGAGGTGTGGCGCAGCTCTTGTCTGTGTTTATTCTGGTGGTAATATGGAATACGCACGTCATGAGAAGAACTGTCTACTCTCTTATCGTTATGAGAATCGGCTTGGTGAAGATGTCATCCGTTTAATTCGAGACCCAAACTTAAGAACAAAATTAGCAGCACAGGGCGAAAGATCTTCACACAGATGGACATGGGAAAATAGTGTCAAGTTATTTGAAGAAGCGATTAGAGATATATTATAA
- a CDS encoding sugar phosphate isomerase/epimerase family protein — MAHTFGCLPLKSLTATLQNYDIDFVQLALSKAIQDIDTSTGKLSPGLANYISEQFDRAGIRIGVLGCYINPIHPDPHLRRLEIDRFKEHLRYARQLGAPMVATETGALTTFQAQDPLHYENIGWDILRATVQELAEEAEKWGVFLGLEGVCTHTLSSPDKMRRILDEVPSSNIGVVLDPCNFIGDAVDTQDLIVDDAFRLFGDRIILAHLKDIYQDGERIYHGKAGGGQFHTEAFLSKLQKFKPMIDVSLEDIKGHEINDTVALLKKLAPMAK; from the coding sequence TTGGCGCATACATTTGGTTGCTTACCCCTCAAATCTTTGACTGCGACGCTTCAGAATTATGATATCGATTTTGTTCAACTGGCTTTGTCAAAAGCCATTCAGGACATTGACACTTCCACAGGTAAATTAAGTCCTGGTCTCGCAAACTATATTAGCGAACAATTTGACAGAGCAGGGATACGTATCGGAGTCTTAGGCTGTTACATCAATCCCATCCACCCAGATCCTCACCTTCGGAGATTAGAAATAGATCGCTTTAAAGAGCATCTGCGGTATGCCCGCCAACTCGGTGCACCTATGGTCGCTACGGAAACGGGCGCTCTGACTACTTTTCAAGCACAAGATCCGCTCCATTACGAAAATATCGGCTGGGATATATTAAGGGCCACTGTACAAGAGCTTGCGGAGGAAGCTGAAAAATGGGGTGTTTTTCTGGGGCTCGAGGGGGTCTGCACGCATACTCTTTCTTCACCAGACAAGATGCGCCGCATCTTAGATGAAGTTCCCTCAAGCAATATTGGCGTTGTCTTGGATCCATGCAATTTTATTGGTGACGCTGTAGATACGCAGGATCTAATTGTTGATGACGCCTTCAGGTTGTTCGGGGATCGGATTATTCTGGCACATTTAAAAGACATCTATCAAGATGGAGAGAGAATTTACCACGGTAAGGCTGGTGGAGGGCAGTTTCATACCGAAGCTTTCCTGAGCAAACTCCAAAAATTCAAGCCAATGATCGACGTGTCATTAGAGGATATCAAGGGGCATGAGATTAATGATACTGTTGCTTTACTAAAGAAACTAGCTCCTATGGCAAAATAA
- a CDS encoding alpha/beta hydrolase, with product MVNSFKNAQAQERVWHSYEQMVEQWPIPLEEIDIPTTYGLTHCILTGQKSNPPLLLFHGVGDNSAVMWILNIEDLSKHFYCIAVDTLGGPGKSIPNEHFNKQKFEQVEWINEIVTHLSIDFFNIAGVSNGAYIAFNYATKQPDKVNRVICLEGGMVTAPIKAMIQTIMMMFPEILIPTDRNLLKVLKKLSAPNSPLFDNHPAIAAHLILLMRTHNQQAMFVHKLHPYDKNAAVAVRDKLYFLVGEHALKQSKDFINLLEDGKFHYQVIPHAGHGINHEQPDRVNTEIINFLTDDNDKSLASI from the coding sequence ATGGTAAATAGCTTTAAGAATGCCCAGGCGCAAGAACGAGTGTGGCACTCCTATGAGCAGATGGTTGAGCAGTGGCCTATTCCCCTTGAGGAGATAGATATTCCCACTACCTATGGGCTGACGCATTGTATCCTTACTGGTCAAAAGAGTAATCCACCTTTACTACTGTTTCATGGCGTTGGTGATAACTCGGCGGTCATGTGGATTTTAAACATCGAGGACTTATCGAAGCATTTTTATTGCATCGCAGTTGATACGTTGGGCGGACCCGGAAAAAGCATACCTAACGAGCATTTTAACAAACAGAAGTTTGAGCAGGTGGAATGGATTAATGAAATAGTGACGCATCTAAGTATAGACTTCTTTAATATCGCGGGTGTATCCAATGGCGCCTATATTGCTTTTAATTATGCGACCAAGCAACCGGACAAAGTGAACCGTGTCATATGTTTGGAGGGCGGGATGGTTACTGCGCCGATCAAAGCCATGATCCAAACCATAATGATGATGTTCCCGGAGATTCTAATTCCAACGGATCGCAATTTACTAAAAGTACTGAAGAAGTTAAGCGCACCTAACTCCCCTTTATTTGACAACCATCCAGCAATAGCTGCTCATCTGATCCTTTTAATGCGAACTCATAATCAACAAGCTATGTTTGTGCATAAGCTTCATCCATACGATAAAAACGCCGCAGTTGCAGTCAGAGATAAGCTCTATTTTCTAGTTGGAGAACACGCGTTAAAACAATCGAAGGATTTCATAAATCTTTTAGAAGATGGAAAGTTCCATTACCAAGTCATCCCCCATGCGGGACACGGGATTAATCACGAGCAACCGGATAGAGTAAACACTGAGATCATCAATTTCCTGACTGACGATAATGATAAATCACTTGCATCTATATGA
- a CDS encoding bifunctional aldolase/short-chain dehydrogenase, producing the protein MVQSLWDSAREKVISGGLDALVYRSNLLGEDRRVCNFGGGNTSSKTIELDFRGREVEVMWVKGSGSDLATMKAGNFTGLRLEDIAPLFDLEEMPDEEMVAYLANCMIDPKHPRASIETLLHAFLPFKHVDHTHPDAIISLCCAHNGKDIAREIYGNRFVWVPYIRPGFTLSKMIAEGVLANPQAELVLMEKHGLVTWGDTPEACYAKTISIINEAERYIQDRIEDENLFGGRKSEALPEEERRAVAAAVMPLIRGAVSDERKMILTFDDAEDVLRFVGGVNSEKLSSVGAACPDHLVHTKMLPLFVNWEPNANDIDGLKKKLKEAITAYKEQYKAYFDRNKHEGDVMFEAAPRVILIPGVGMINTGKSWSNSKISGALYHRAIAVMRGATALGDFVSLSENESYNVEYWPLELYKLSLAPAEAEFSRKVAFITGGAGGIGSETARRLVSEGAHVVLADLNLEGAQKIAAEINDKYGENRAFAVKMDVTQEEQVTAAYADTALFYGGVDIIVNNAGLATSSPFDETSLKEWNLNISVLGTGYFLVAREAFKVMKEQKIGGSMVFIGSKNSIFAGKSVSAYSSAKALEAHLARCIAAEGGEFGIRANTILPDAILQGSAIWNSNWRNERAAAYGIEPDQLEEHYRKRTTLLVNIYPRDIAEGVAFFASSKSEKTTGCMLTIDGGVPAAFTR; encoded by the coding sequence ATGGTACAAAGTTTATGGGATTCTGCACGGGAAAAAGTCATCAGCGGTGGTCTGGATGCACTGGTCTATCGCTCCAACCTGTTGGGTGAAGATCGTAGAGTCTGTAATTTTGGAGGAGGGAATACCTCTAGTAAGACAATAGAATTGGATTTCCGTGGTCGTGAAGTAGAAGTAATGTGGGTGAAGGGTAGCGGCTCTGACCTGGCTACGATGAAAGCAGGCAATTTTACCGGATTGCGGCTTGAGGATATTGCGCCTTTGTTTGATCTGGAGGAAATGCCTGATGAGGAAATGGTGGCTTACCTCGCGAATTGTATGATTGATCCAAAGCATCCGCGTGCTTCTATTGAGACGCTGCTGCATGCTTTTTTACCATTCAAACATGTAGATCATACACATCCTGATGCGATTATCAGCTTGTGTTGTGCTCATAACGGGAAAGATATTGCGCGGGAAATTTATGGGAACCGTTTCGTATGGGTGCCTTACATCCGTCCTGGGTTCACTTTATCCAAAATGATCGCTGAAGGCGTACTTGCTAATCCACAAGCAGAATTGGTGTTGATGGAGAAGCATGGTCTGGTGACTTGGGGAGATACGCCGGAAGCTTGTTACGCGAAGACGATCTCTATCATTAATGAAGCGGAGCGTTACATCCAAGATAGAATTGAAGATGAGAACCTGTTCGGAGGTCGCAAATCGGAAGCACTTCCGGAAGAAGAGCGTCGGGCTGTAGCGGCGGCTGTAATGCCACTGATTAGAGGCGCAGTTAGTGATGAGCGTAAAATGATACTGACCTTCGATGATGCAGAGGATGTGCTGCGTTTTGTAGGTGGAGTTAACTCGGAGAAACTATCCAGTGTAGGTGCAGCTTGTCCGGATCATTTGGTACATACCAAAATGCTTCCATTATTTGTGAATTGGGAACCGAATGCCAATGATATTGATGGCTTGAAGAAGAAGCTGAAAGAAGCGATTACTGCTTACAAAGAGCAGTACAAAGCTTACTTCGATCGTAATAAGCATGAGGGAGATGTAATGTTCGAAGCCGCGCCGCGTGTGATCCTGATTCCCGGAGTTGGAATGATCAACACTGGAAAAAGCTGGAGCAACTCCAAGATCAGCGGAGCCTTGTATCACCGTGCGATTGCTGTTATGCGCGGAGCTACCGCACTGGGAGATTTCGTCTCTCTTAGTGAGAACGAATCGTACAATGTGGAATATTGGCCTTTGGAATTATATAAATTGTCACTGGCACCAGCAGAAGCAGAATTCTCACGTAAGGTTGCGTTCATTACGGGTGGGGCAGGAGGGATCGGGAGCGAAACCGCTCGTCGTCTAGTGTCCGAAGGGGCGCATGTTGTGCTGGCTGACCTCAATCTGGAGGGCGCCCAGAAAATTGCCGCGGAGATTAATGATAAATACGGTGAGAATCGTGCGTTCGCTGTTAAAATGGATGTAACGCAGGAGGAGCAGGTTACCGCAGCTTATGCGGATACAGCACTATTTTATGGCGGAGTAGATATTATTGTGAACAATGCAGGGCTTGCAACTTCGAGTCCTTTTGACGAGACTTCATTAAAAGAGTGGAACTTGAACATTTCCGTGCTAGGCACAGGTTATTTCCTCGTTGCACGCGAAGCCTTTAAGGTGATGAAGGAACAAAAAATTGGCGGAAGTATGGTATTTATTGGCTCGAAAAACTCCATATTTGCTGGGAAAAGCGTCTCGGCTTACAGCTCTGCCAAAGCACTCGAAGCACATTTGGCTCGCTGTATTGCAGCTGAAGGTGGAGAATTCGGTATTCGCGCCAATACAATTTTGCCGGATGCTATTCTACAAGGCTCTGCGATTTGGAATTCGAATTGGCGGAATGAACGCGCGGCTGCTTACGGAATTGAACCGGATCAACTAGAGGAGCATTATCGTAAACGCACAACACTGCTTGTAAATATTTATCCACGTGATATTGCTGAAGGCGTTGCCTTTTTCGCTTCATCCAAGTCAGAGAAGACTACGGGCTGCATGCTGACGATTGACGGTGGAGTGCCGGCAGCTTTTACTAGATAA
- a CDS encoding DeoR/GlpR family DNA-binding transcription regulator, with product MLIADRYERIVELVNERGSIRVSELSTLCQVTEETIRRDLDRLEKAGRLLRSHGGAVSLRDRQPETPYAEREIMNAAEKQRIAREAVMMIKPGDRILLDASTTAWYMASHLPDMPLTVLTNSIRVAAELSGKERIDVISTGGQLSRRSMSFVGHLAERSLELYHVDKMFFSCKGFHLERGASESNELQAMVKRKMISIAEQVILLCDSSKFGIQAFTHVAATSELDVVITDYSPGADQLKQLQELNIAITTV from the coding sequence ATGCTGATTGCAGACAGATATGAAAGAATCGTAGAGCTAGTGAATGAACGTGGCAGCATCCGTGTCTCGGAACTGAGTACATTATGCCAAGTGACGGAGGAGACCATCCGCCGGGATCTTGATCGCTTGGAAAAGGCGGGGAGGCTGCTACGCTCTCATGGTGGTGCAGTCAGTCTGCGTGATCGTCAACCAGAGACGCCATATGCTGAACGTGAGATTATGAACGCAGCAGAGAAGCAGCGGATTGCTCGTGAGGCTGTGATGATGATCAAGCCGGGAGATCGGATTTTGCTGGATGCTAGTACCACTGCATGGTATATGGCCTCACATTTGCCGGATATGCCACTAACTGTACTGACTAACTCTATTAGGGTAGCTGCGGAGTTAAGTGGGAAGGAACGCATAGATGTGATCTCAACAGGTGGTCAGCTGAGCCGCAGATCGATGTCCTTTGTTGGACATTTAGCAGAGCGTTCGCTTGAGTTGTATCATGTGGATAAGATGTTTTTTTCCTGCAAAGGATTTCATCTCGAACGTGGCGCGAGTGAATCGAATGAGCTGCAAGCGATGGTGAAGCGAAAGATGATTTCTATCGCGGAGCAGGTCATCCTACTTTGTGACTCCAGCAAATTCGGAATTCAAGCGTTCACACATGTTGCTGCAACTAGTGAACTGGATGTTGTGATTACGGATTACAGCCCCGGTGCAGACCAGCTAAAGCAGCTACAGGAGCTGAACATCGCAATAACGACCGTTTAG
- a CDS encoding (Fe-S)-binding protein produces MKVSMFITCISDAVYPKVGEAMARLLARYGVQLEFPEVQTCCGQPAYNSGYWNEARQAALTILQAFEDSDFVIAPSGSCTGMLHHYPKLFQDDPINLVKAQNLQRKSYEFSQFMVQVLGVTDLGAVFPHKVTYHPSCHGTRILGIRDEPMQLMHNVKAMELVPLPFAEDCCGFGGTFAVKMSDISGAMVTEKSDHVLESEAEVLTGLDMGCLMNIAGNLRYRQKPVRVMHLAELLYEGVSGQ; encoded by the coding sequence ATGAAGGTATCGATGTTTATTACATGCATCAGTGATGCTGTGTACCCAAAGGTCGGAGAAGCGATGGCACGTCTGCTTGCCAGATATGGCGTACAGCTGGAATTTCCCGAAGTACAGACCTGCTGCGGACAGCCTGCATACAATAGTGGCTATTGGAATGAGGCGCGTCAAGCAGCGCTTACGATTCTGCAGGCCTTCGAAGACAGTGATTTTGTCATTGCTCCTTCTGGTTCTTGCACCGGCATGCTTCATCATTACCCGAAACTGTTTCAGGATGATCCGATTAATTTGGTCAAGGCGCAGAATTTACAGCGTAAATCCTACGAATTCAGTCAGTTTATGGTACAGGTGCTTGGTGTAACGGATCTAGGGGCAGTATTTCCGCATAAAGTTACCTATCATCCTTCCTGTCATGGCACTCGGATTCTGGGGATTCGCGATGAACCAATGCAGCTTATGCATAATGTGAAGGCGATGGAGCTAGTGCCACTACCTTTTGCCGAGGACTGTTGTGGGTTTGGCGGAACCTTTGCCGTGAAGATGTCTGATATTTCCGGGGCGATGGTCACCGAGAAGTCAGATCATGTGCTGGAGTCGGAAGCAGAGGTCCTAACGGGGCTGGATATGGGCTGCCTCATGAATATTGCTGGGAATTTGCGTTATCGCCAGAAGCCGGTCCGAGTCATGCATTTAGCTGAGCTACTGTATGAAGGGGTGAGTGGACAATGA
- a CDS encoding LutB/LldF family L-lactate oxidation iron-sulfur protein: MSQNATQIKSESNHMKPATVKQRADLALNNDFLRKAVRFTTERLRDGKQKAANDHGHWEEWRERGRQIRLHTIAHLDYYLNLFADNARANGTHIHFAATGEDAVKIALEIAQRKQAASVVKSKSMVTEELHLNTALESIDVETIETDLGEYIIQLAGETPSHIIIPAIHKNRYQIAELLSKEAGEELLPETTILAGFVRRKLREKFLEADIGMTGCNFAIAETGSMVLFENEGNARMVTTLPKTQITLMGMERIIPSWSDLEVMATLLPRSATGQKLTVYMSGISGPRRKEDGDGPEEQHIIILDNGRSEQLGDPEFQELLNCIRCGACLNACPVYRHIGGHAYGGTYSGPIGAVLTPALNKNVEQWDDIAGASSLCGACYEACPVKIPLHDMLIYLRRRKVERGYGDKAEGLGMKGFGAIMAKSQRFSSVMKVGRIGQKLLVRDGGIPSKLGPLKGWNNYRIAPKLADESFRESWKELQEELDKNSREMDPAIQKRMEDLLAKRKREELEGGAGHD; this comes from the coding sequence ATGAGTCAGAATGCCACCCAGATTAAATCGGAATCGAATCATATGAAGCCAGCTACGGTAAAACAGCGTGCAGACTTGGCGCTGAATAATGATTTTTTGCGCAAAGCGGTTCGCTTTACCACGGAAAGGCTGCGTGACGGGAAACAAAAAGCAGCGAACGATCATGGTCACTGGGAAGAATGGCGCGAACGTGGGCGGCAAATCCGCCTGCATACGATCGCTCATCTGGACTATTATTTGAATTTATTTGCGGACAATGCAAGAGCGAACGGCACGCATATTCATTTTGCGGCAACGGGTGAAGACGCAGTGAAGATTGCCTTAGAGATAGCGCAGCGTAAACAAGCGGCTTCCGTGGTTAAATCCAAATCGATGGTGACAGAGGAGCTGCATTTGAATACGGCCCTGGAATCCATTGACGTGGAGACGATTGAGACAGATCTTGGTGAATATATTATCCAGCTTGCCGGAGAAACGCCGTCACATATCATTATTCCAGCCATCCATAAGAACCGCTATCAGATTGCAGAGCTATTGTCCAAGGAGGCAGGGGAGGAGCTTTTGCCTGAGACTACAATCCTTGCAGGATTTGTAAGGCGTAAGCTACGGGAGAAATTCCTCGAAGCGGATATCGGGATGACGGGATGCAATTTTGCGATAGCAGAGACAGGTTCTATGGTGCTGTTCGAGAATGAAGGTAATGCTCGCATGGTCACCACCTTGCCGAAGACGCAAATCACCTTGATGGGGATGGAGCGGATTATTCCCTCTTGGAGTGATCTTGAGGTGATGGCTACATTGTTGCCCCGTTCGGCAACCGGCCAGAAGTTAACAGTATATATGTCCGGTATTTCGGGACCCCGTAGGAAGGAAGACGGAGACGGACCGGAAGAGCAGCATATTATAATCCTTGATAATGGTCGCTCAGAGCAGCTTGGCGATCCGGAGTTTCAGGAGCTGTTGAACTGCATCCGCTGTGGAGCCTGTCTGAATGCCTGCCCTGTCTACCGTCATATTGGCGGTCATGCCTATGGTGGAACTTATAGTGGACCGATCGGAGCAGTGTTGACCCCAGCGCTGAACAAAAATGTAGAGCAATGGGATGATATCGCAGGTGCATCGAGTCTATGCGGTGCGTGTTATGAAGCCTGTCCAGTCAAAATCCCTCTGCATGATATGCTTATCTATTTACGTCGGCGTAAGGTAGAGCGAGGTTATGGAGACAAAGCGGAAGGTCTCGGCATGAAAGGCTTTGGTGCGATTATGGCGAAGTCACAGCGATTCAGTAGTGTGATGAAAGTAGGTAGAATCGGACAGAAGCTGCTTGTGAGAGACGGTGGAATTCCGTCAAAGCTTGGGCCGCTAAAGGGTTGGAATAACTACAGGATTGCTCCGAAGCTGGCGGATGAATCCTTCCGCGAGAGCTGGAAAGAGCTGCAGGAGGAGCTAGACAAAAATAGTCGCGAGATGGACCCGGCGATACAGAAGCGGATGGAAGATTTATTAGCGAAGCGGAAGCGGGAAGAGCTGGAAGGAGGAGCCGGACATGACTGA